Genomic DNA from Pseudomonadota bacterium:
GACGCTGTTCGGCTTCCTGACATTGACCATCGCCACCAACCAGGTGGCGTCGGGCCTCGCGCTGACCCTGCTCGGACTCGGCCTGTCGGGCATGATCGGCGAGCCTTTCGTCGGCGTCGCCGGCCAGAAACTCGCCACCTGGGAGATTCCCCTGCTGAACGAGCTGCCGCTCGTCGGCCGCGTACTGTTCAGCCAGGACCCGATCTTCTACCTCTCGATCGCGCTGACCGTGGGGGTCGCGTGGTTTCTGTTCCGCACCCGCGCCGGGTTGACCCTCCGCGCCGTCGGCGACAACCACGACTCGGCCCACGCGCTCGGCATCGGCGTGGTGCGCATCCGCTACCTCGCGGTGATGTTCGGCGGTGCCTGCGCCGGCCTCGGCGGCGCGCACCTCTCGCTGGTCTACACGCCGCAGTGGGTCGAGAACATGACTGCGGGCCGCGGTTGGATCGCCCTCGCGTTGGTGGTGTTCGCCACCTGGCGCCCCGCCCGGGTCCTGGCCGGCGCCTACCTCTTCGGCGCCGTTACCATCGGCCAACTCCACGCCCAGGCCTTCGGCATCCAACTGCCGTCGCAACTGCTGAGCGCCATGCCCTACCTCGCGACCATCGTCGTGCTGGTGCTGATCTCGCGCAACAAGCGCCTCACCCTCCTCAACACCCCCGCCTCACTCGGCCAACCCTTCGTGCCGAACCGCTAGGCGCCAGCCCCACACAGCTGTGCACCCACCCATCGCGGCGTCTCGCTGGCGCGAGGACGACGCTCCCACGGAACGACGTCAAAGCAGTGAGAGCTGCGCCGTCGTCAG
This window encodes:
- a CDS encoding ABC transporter permease, whose protein sequence is MEIAENILITIVTASTPLLLAALGELVVERSGVLNLGVEGMMVMGAATGFAVTATTGSPWLGVCAAAVVGALFSTLFGFLTLTIATNQVASGLALTLLGLGLSGMIGEPFVGVAGQKLATWEIPLLNELPLVGRVLFSQDPIFYLSIALTVGVAWFLFRTRAGLTLRAVGDNHDSAHALGIGVVRIRYLAVMFGGACAGLGGAHLSLVYTPQWVENMTAGRGWIALALVVFATWRPARVLAGAYLFGAVTIGQLHAQAFGIQLPSQLLSAMPYLATIVVLVLISRNKRLTLLNTPASLGQPFVPNR